Proteins found in one Gemmatimonadales bacterium genomic segment:
- the alaS gene encoding alanine--tRNA ligase encodes MHASEIRRRFIEYFERQGHQPVPSSSLLPADDPTLLFTNAGMNQFKRTFLGVEPRDYVRAVTCQKVVRAGGKHNDLEQVGHTKRHHTFFEMLGNFSFGDYFKRDAIRFAWEFVTSPEWLGIPPKRLWVTVHESDTEALGLWREVAGLPDDRLFGLGDKDNFWQMGDTGPCGPCSEIYVDLEWTPGKRPVAQLSREEFEEQAEAGRFLEIWNLVFMQYDRSADGTLTPLPKPSVDTGAGLERIAAVLQGEESNFHTDLFLPLLDGVAELVGSPYDRGPAGASYRVLADHARAVTFLLADGVVPSNEGRGYVLRRILRRAVRHAWLLGRREPTLAPLTDIVVREMSPAYPDLLEKAASIRQWTLTEEQRFLETIEGGLKRMDELLASGLTVIPGDEAFKLYDTYGFPIDLTMIIAEERGASVDLAGFESALDAQRKRSREVRVAGFEMKSSAGGPAVMTKSVEWRELKKRAQEFIGYQHDAADTEILAFRQDPESERVELLLQENPFYAESGGQVSDTGFVRGQGWVMPVDQVRKGERGTIVGGAFRDTFEPTSVHGSVDVARRRNIERNHSATHLVHAALRKYLGTHVHQQGSLVDDGRLRFDFSHHGPIEPDVLQQIEREVNAQIWDNDPVTTREMAYPDALALGAMALFSEKYGDVVRVVSMGEASIELCGGTHVRSTGQIGLFQFASQGGVAAGVRRIEAVTGPEAYTLVEALQAQISGAASALKAQPDHLLRKLEQLIEERERLHTRVNELLRGGAAAPAEGTTLDIDGVAVTLGETEVENREEVLALVDGFRTGKSGAVLVLFGTAGRGAVHVAVTDDLVKAGRKAGDLAGRIAAVSGGKGGGRPQFASAGAGDVARLPQARAEAPTIIAAWLRGAS; translated from the coding sequence ATGCATGCCTCCGAGATCCGCCGCCGATTCATCGAGTATTTCGAGCGCCAGGGGCACCAGCCGGTGCCCTCGTCCTCGCTCCTGCCTGCCGACGATCCCACGCTGCTCTTTACGAACGCGGGGATGAACCAGTTCAAACGCACCTTCCTCGGGGTCGAGCCGCGCGACTATGTGCGCGCGGTGACCTGCCAGAAGGTCGTGCGCGCCGGCGGCAAGCACAACGACCTCGAACAGGTGGGGCACACCAAGCGGCACCACACCTTCTTCGAGATGCTGGGCAACTTCTCCTTCGGCGATTACTTCAAGCGCGACGCGATCCGGTTTGCCTGGGAGTTTGTCACCAGCCCGGAGTGGCTCGGGATTCCCCCGAAGCGGCTCTGGGTCACGGTGCACGAGAGCGACACGGAGGCGCTGGGCCTCTGGCGGGAAGTCGCGGGGCTCCCGGACGACCGGCTCTTCGGCCTGGGCGACAAGGACAATTTCTGGCAGATGGGCGACACGGGGCCGTGCGGTCCCTGCTCAGAGATCTACGTAGATCTCGAGTGGACGCCCGGCAAGCGTCCGGTCGCGCAGCTTTCGCGCGAGGAGTTTGAGGAACAGGCCGAGGCGGGTCGCTTCCTCGAGATCTGGAACCTCGTCTTCATGCAGTACGACCGCAGCGCCGACGGGACCCTCACCCCGCTGCCGAAACCCTCCGTCGACACCGGGGCCGGGCTCGAGCGGATCGCCGCGGTGCTGCAGGGCGAGGAATCCAATTTTCACACCGATCTCTTCCTCCCGCTCCTCGACGGCGTGGCCGAACTGGTGGGCAGCCCGTACGACCGCGGCCCCGCCGGCGCGTCGTACCGCGTGCTGGCCGACCACGCCCGCGCGGTGACGTTCCTCCTGGCCGATGGGGTCGTCCCCTCCAACGAGGGGCGTGGCTATGTGCTGCGCCGGATCCTCCGCCGGGCGGTGCGTCACGCCTGGCTGCTCGGACGCCGCGAGCCGACGCTGGCGCCGCTGACCGATATCGTGGTCCGCGAAATGAGCCCCGCCTATCCCGACCTGCTGGAAAAGGCCGCGTCGATCCGGCAGTGGACCCTGACGGAAGAGCAGCGTTTTCTCGAGACGATCGAGGGCGGCCTCAAGCGGATGGACGAGCTGCTGGCGAGCGGGCTCACCGTCATCCCCGGCGACGAGGCCTTCAAGCTCTACGACACGTACGGCTTCCCGATCGACCTGACGATGATCATCGCCGAGGAACGGGGCGCGTCGGTGGACCTGGCCGGCTTCGAGTCGGCACTCGACGCACAGCGAAAGCGCTCGCGCGAGGTGCGGGTTGCGGGCTTCGAGATGAAGAGCTCAGCCGGCGGCCCGGCGGTCATGACGAAGTCGGTGGAGTGGCGTGAACTCAAGAAGCGGGCGCAGGAGTTCATCGGCTACCAGCACGACGCCGCCGACACCGAGATCCTCGCCTTCCGGCAGGACCCGGAGTCCGAGCGCGTGGAACTCTTGCTGCAGGAGAACCCCTTCTACGCCGAGTCCGGCGGCCAGGTGAGCGACACCGGCTTTGTCCGGGGTCAGGGCTGGGTCATGCCCGTGGACCAGGTGCGGAAGGGTGAGCGGGGAACCATCGTCGGGGGCGCCTTCCGCGACACCTTCGAGCCGACCTCCGTCCACGGCTCTGTCGACGTGGCACGCCGCCGGAACATCGAGCGCAACCACAGCGCCACGCACCTGGTGCATGCGGCGCTGCGCAAGTATCTCGGCACGCATGTGCACCAGCAGGGTTCGCTGGTGGATGACGGACGGCTCCGGTTCGACTTTTCGCATCACGGACCGATCGAGCCCGACGTGCTCCAGCAGATCGAGCGCGAGGTCAACGCGCAGATCTGGGACAACGATCCCGTCACCACCAGGGAAATGGCCTATCCCGACGCGCTGGCGCTCGGCGCGATGGCCCTCTTCTCGGAGAAATACGGCGACGTCGTGCGGGTCGTCTCGATGGGGGAGGCATCCATCGAGCTCTGTGGCGGCACCCACGTCCGCAGTACCGGCCAGATCGGGCTCTTTCAGTTTGCGTCGCAGGGCGGCGTGGCGGCCGGCGTGCGCCGGATCGAGGCGGTGACGGGACCGGAGGCCTACACCCTCGTGGAGGCGCTCCAGGCCCAGATCAGCGGCGCGGCCTCGGCGCTCAAGGCGCAGCCGGATCACCTGCTGCGCAAGCTCGAGCAGCTGATCGAGGAGCGTGAACGGTTGCACACTCGCGTCAATGAACTCCTGCGTGGTGGCGCGGCGGCGCCGGCGGAGGGCACGACGCTCGACATCGACGGCGTGGCGGTCACCCTCGGGGAGACCGAAGTCGAGAATCGCGAGGAGGTCCTGGCGCTGGTCGACGGATTTCGGACCGGCAAGTCGGGCGCCGTGCTGGTGCTGTTCGGCACCGCCGGACGGGGGGCGGTCCACGTGGCGGTCACCGACGACCTGGTCAAGGCGGGGCGAAAGGCGGGCGACCTGGCCGGGCGCATCGCGGCGGTGAGCGGCGGGAAGGGCGGGGGGCGGCCACAGTTCGCCTCCGCCGGCGCGGGCGACGTGGCGCGGCTTCCCCAGGCCCGTGCCGAGGCGCCGACGATCATCGCCGCCTGGCTCCGTGGAGCTTCATGA
- a CDS encoding CpsB/CapC family capsule biosynthesis tyrosine phosphatase produces the protein MIDLHNHLLPGVDDGSRSVAQSLRVLATFAAQGVAAVCLTPHLLAGDAGNGRPADHDLAFAALLAAAPTTPRLHRGAEIMLDRPLPDSVARQRSVTLNGTQYVLVEFNRMVTFQAAAAALAHVVEIGLVPVLAHPERYACCTPEVVRRWRSLGAVMQVDGTTLATSRGRGERARALVAEGLADILAGDNHGDDRSLATAREFLREHGGTVQADLLLDLNPAAILAGKSLEEVPPLPLRTGVISRLRNLLSESDQ, from the coding sequence GTGATCGACCTCCACAACCACCTCCTCCCCGGTGTGGACGACGGCTCGCGCAGCGTCGCGCAGTCGCTGCGTGTGTTGGCCACCTTCGCCGCACAGGGCGTGGCCGCGGTCTGCCTCACCCCCCATCTCCTGGCCGGCGACGCGGGCAACGGCCGCCCCGCCGATCACGACCTCGCGTTCGCCGCCCTGCTGGCCGCTGCGCCCACGACGCCGCGGCTCCATCGGGGCGCGGAGATCATGCTGGACCGCCCGCTCCCCGACAGCGTCGCCCGTCAGCGAAGCGTCACGCTCAACGGGACGCAATACGTGCTGGTCGAATTCAACCGCATGGTGACTTTCCAGGCCGCCGCGGCCGCACTCGCGCACGTGGTGGAGATCGGCCTCGTGCCGGTGCTCGCCCATCCCGAGCGCTATGCCTGCTGCACGCCCGAAGTCGTCCGGCGCTGGCGGTCTCTCGGGGCGGTGATGCAGGTGGACGGCACCACGCTGGCCACCAGCCGGGGGCGGGGGGAGCGCGCCCGCGCGCTCGTGGCGGAGGGGTTGGCCGATATCCTCGCGGGGGACAACCACGGCGACGACCGGTCGCTGGCGACCGCGCGTGAATTCCTGCGGGAGCACGGCGGCACCGTGCAGGCCGACCTCCTCCTCGACCTGAACCCGGCGGCCATCCTGGCGGGGAAGAGTCTCGAGGAGGTGCCGCCGTTGCCGCTGCGCACCGGTGTCATTTCGCGCCTGCGAAACCTGCTCTCGGAGAGCGACCAATGA
- a CDS encoding SIS domain-containing protein: MSDAHIAAGLRTLARLAEATTALAGEAQRIAETYVRTLRGGGTIYFAGNGGSAADAQHLATEFVVRYAKSRRPLAAVALTTDTSLLLAAGNDLGFEQVFARQVEALCRKGDLLVLHSTSGASPNLLRAAEAARAKGVPVVAFLGKGGGALAGMVDQAFIVAADETSHIQEIHLAVEHLIVEVVEQELDLD; encoded by the coding sequence ATGAGCGACGCACATATCGCCGCGGGGCTGCGCACGCTGGCCAGGCTCGCAGAGGCCACCACCGCGCTCGCCGGCGAAGCCCAGCGCATCGCCGAGACGTATGTCCGCACGCTGCGCGGCGGGGGCACCATCTACTTCGCCGGCAACGGCGGGAGTGCGGCCGACGCCCAGCACCTGGCCACCGAATTCGTGGTGCGCTACGCGAAGTCGCGCCGCCCGCTGGCGGCCGTCGCGCTCACCACCGACACCTCGCTGCTCCTCGCGGCCGGCAACGACCTCGGGTTCGAGCAGGTATTCGCCCGCCAGGTCGAGGCCCTCTGCCGCAAGGGCGACCTGCTCGTCCTGCACAGCACCAGCGGGGCGAGTCCCAACCTGCTGCGCGCCGCGGAGGCGGCCCGGGCCAAGGGGGTGCCGGTCGTGGCGTTTCTCGGCAAGGGGGGCGGCGCGCTGGCCGGCATGGTGGACCAGGCGTTCATCGTGGCGGCGGACGAAACCAGTCACATTCAGGAAATCCACCTCGCGGTCGAGCACCTGATTGTCGAAGTGGTGGAACAGGAGTTGGATCTTGACTGA